The sequence CAATCCAATAATTGCTTTGCATATATTTCCATAGCATCGATATAGGTGAGATTAGAACCAATTGAAAGATGCGCAGCTGCTTTTGTCAGCTGCGCATCTTTATTAAATAGCGATAGTTTGACCATTATTTATGGGCAGCCTTGCCAATTAAATGTCAAGACTTTCTGTATCGGCAAAGGCTGCATTTTCTTGGATGAAGCGAAAACGCGCTTCTGGCTTAGTGCCCATAAGGTCACTTACGGTTTCTTTGGTCGCTTCAACACTTTCATCATCAATTAAAACCCGCAAAAGTGTGCGTTTTGCTGGATTCATGGTTGTTTCTTTAAGCTGCTCGGCACGCATTTCACCAAGACCTTTAAATCGACCTATTTCAATTTTGCCACGGCCAGTAAACTGAGTTTTCATAAGTTCATCCTTATGAGCATCATTGCGCGCATAGGCAACATTGCCGCCTTGGCTAATACGGTAAAGGGGCGGCACCGCAAGATAGAGATGGCCGCCTGTTACAAGGGCTGGCATTTCTTGATAGAAAAATGTCATAAGCAGAGAAGCAATATGGGCGCCATCAACGTCAGCATCGGTCATAATAATGATGCGCTCATAGCGCAAATCTTCTTCGCGATATTTAGAGCGCGTACCGCAGCCAAGTGCTTGTATCAAATCTGCAATAAGCTGGTTAGCTGTTAATTTATCACGGCCGGCACTTGCGACATTCAAGATTTTTCCGCGTAATGGTAAAATTGCCTGATTGGCGCGGTTGCGTGCTTGCTTAGCAGAACCGCCAGCCGAATCTCCTTCAACTAGGAATAGTTCAGCGCCAAGGGCAGAATTTTGGGTGCAGTCGGCAAGTTTGCCGGGTAGTCGTAATTTGCGCACCGCGGTTTTGCGATTGATTTCGCGTTCTTGGCGGCGGCGCAAGCGTTCATCGGCACGTTCAATCACCCATTCAAGCAGTTTGGTCGCTTCTTGTGGGGAACTTGCAAGCCAATGGTCGAAAGGATCGCGTATGGCATTTTCAACGATGCGCTGGGCTTCTGTGGTTGCTAGGCGATCTTTGGTTTGTCCAACAAATTCTGGCTCGCGAATAAAGACGGAAAGCATGGCAGCTGCTGAAATCATCACATCTTCAGTTGTGATGATTGAAGCGCGTTTATTGCCAATGAGTTCTCCATAGCCTTTTAGGCCGCGCAAAAGGGCAATTCGCAAGCCTGCTTCATGGGTGCCGCCTTCGCCTGTTGGAATAGTATTACAATAGGAATGGACATAAGCATCCCCGCCATACCAAGCCACTGCCCATTCAACCGAGCCATGACCACCGCGTTGATCGGTTTTTCCTGAAAATATTTCTTGGGTTACTTTAAAATCTTTACCAAGAGAGTTACCAAGAAAATCTTTTAAACCGCCGGGAAAATGAAATACTGCCTTTTCAGGTATTTCCTTATTCGGATCCAAAAGGCTTGCATCGCAATTCCACCGAATTTCCACACCGCCAAAAAGATAGGCTTTCGAGCGTGCCATGCGATAAAGGCGCTCTGGTTCAAAATGAGCCTTGGGGCCAAAAATATCAGCGTCGGGGTGAAATCTGACGCGCGTACCACGGCGGTTATGAACTTCACCAAGGTCTTCCAAGCCACCAAGGGGAAGCCCACGCGAAAAACGCTGGCGATAAAGGCGGCGACCACGGGCAACTTCAACCTCGCAATCATCGGAAAGTGCATTAACAACCGAAATACCAACGCCATGCAAACCGCCTGATGTTTCATAGGCTTTGCCGTCAAACTTACCGCCAGCATGAAGTTTGGTCATAATAACTTCAAGGGTTGATTTACCCGGTACTTGTGGGTGATTTTCAATTGGAATACCGCGACCATTATCAGTAACCGACAAATAGCCATTGGCATCAAGGGTTACATCGATAAAATTAGCGTGCCCAGCAACCGCTTCATCCATCGCATTATCAATAACTTCAGCAAAAAGATGATGAAGGGCTTTGGAATCTGTACCACCAATATACATGCCGGGCCGTAGGCGCACAGGCTCCAAACCTTCAAGCACACGAATGGCTGACGCATCATAGGCTTGTTCTGCTTTGGTGTCATTGGTGTTAGAAAGCGGTAAACTACTCATAGATGTTTCCAATTTGGATGGTTCAGATTTATCTGTCGCAGAAATAACTGATTTTGATGTTGTCGGTTCGCTAGTTGCAATAAGTGTATCGTTTTCTCTATGTTCTTGTAAAGTTCTTATATTGTTTTTACTCAAATCTTGCGAGAAAGTAGCGAAAAGGTCATCGTCTTTTTTATCGGTCATATTCTTTCTGCTTCTTCTATCATGCTGAATAGCTCAATTCTCTTAGCAATTTTAAAACAAAATTGCGATAGCGTTGGCGTTTATTGTTTATCAATATCACCAAATATCTCGGCAAAAGTTTTTGCGAGGGCATTATCAACATCATCCATGGTGACAGGTAAGCCTAAATCTACAAGGCTGGTTACACCATGATTGGCAATGCCGCAGGGGACAATGCCTGAATAATGGGTGAGATCAGGTTCTACATTAATGGCAAGACCATGAAAACTTACCCATTTTTTTAATCTGATGCCAATCGCGGCAATTTTATCTTCCGCAGGCTCCCCAATAATTGTTGATGGACGCTCCGGTCGCACAACCCAAACGCCAACGCGATCTTCACGCCTTTCGCCCTTAATATTAAATTCTGCCAAAGTGTCTATAATCCATTGCTCAATAGCTGCAACAAAGGCTCGAATATCCTCGCGGCGTTTTTTTAAATCAAGCATAATATAGACAATACGTTGCCCGGGGCCATGATACGTATATTCACCGCCGCGCCCTGCATCATAAACAGGGAAGCGATCAGGTGCAATCAAGTCGTTAATATTGGCGCTGGTGCCGGCTGTATAAAGCGGTGGATGCTCAACGAGCCAGATCAATTCTCTTGCATTATCGCTGCGAATAGCTTCTGCACGTTTTTGCATGAAGTCTAAGGCAAATTGATAATCCGTCAAGCCGCTTTCAATGCGCCATTCAACCGGCGAATTGTCAATTTGTGGCTTAAAGCTGTATTTAATATCGTTACGAAAACTGGGGCGTATATTTTGCGTCATGGCTCTTATTTATGATGTTCCTGTTAAGAATGCCAGTGTAAATATCAGTTACGCTTGCTTTTTAGGGAAAAAATTGGCTAATCTTATGGCATTTCCAGCAAAGATTGATTCAAGTTTTGTGTTTGGACAATACGCCAAAATAAAGAATTTAGAGCACAATATTGCTTTAACAAAAAATAAATGTGCTCTAACAAAAAGAAAAGGCAAAAAATGACATTACCTCAAGATACAGCAACCAAAGTTGATAAAGCAATTGAACGCCGTGGTTTAATGCTGGTATTATCATCGCCATCAGGTGCGGGTAAATCAACCATTACGCGTCTCTTGCGCGAAGACCCAGAAATGAATTTGGCACTATCTGTCAGTGTTACAACGCGTCAACGCCGCCCAAGCGAAGCTGATGGTGTTCATTATCATTTTATTAGTGTAAAAGATTTTGAGCGCCGCCGTGATAATAATGAGCTTGCCGAATGGGCAGAAGTGCATGGCAATTATTATGGCACGTTACGCGATAGTGTTGAGCAGGTATTGTCGCAAGGTAATGACATGCTTTTTGATATTGATTATCAAGGAGCAGCGCAATTACAAGAAAAAATGCTTGATGATGTTGTTTCAATTTTCATTTTGCCACCATCAATGAAAGAATTAATGGCGCGTTTGCATCGGCGCGCAGAAGATAGTGAAGATGTTATCACTATGCGGCTTGAAAATGCTCGCAAGGAGATAGCTCATTGGAACTCATATGATTATATCATCGTCAATGAAGATCTTAACATTTCGCTTACTGCAGTAAAGTCAATTATTGTTGCTGAACGATTAAAGCGCGCGCGCCGTCCTGGTATGCAAAATTTTATTGATTCACTCATAACAGAAGAAATTTAAATAATCATAATAAATATAAAACCGCGCTATACTTGTAATAAACAAGAATAAACGCGGTTTTCATATACTCAACAAGCTTTCATGATACGCAAACACTTATGAAAGCAATAAACTCCGGTACGCAGTACCAAATCCGGAGTGTGAAAGCAGCTTTAAGCAACCTTCGATTAGGATAAATAAAGCAATTGTGTTAATTCGAAGTTATCAATTGCTTAAATATTTATGAATTTTGCATTTTATTGCATGGGAAATGCACTTTTTTGCCATATTTTATAGGTGAAGAGTTTTTGTGTTTTTCAAATTGATAATAGGAATGACATTTGACACGCGCAATCATGTTACAAGGCACCGGATCAGATGTGGGGAAAACTGTTCTGGTTGCCGGTCTTTGCCGTGCACTTTACTTGCGTGGCATTAAAGTTGCGCCTTTTAAGCCGCAAAATATGTCAAATAATGCCGCTGTTGCTAATGATGGTGGTGAAATTGGCCGTGGGCAGTGGTTGCAAGCCATAGCCGCAGGTCTTGAGCCGTCAATCCATATGAATCCAGTATTATTAAAGCCGCAAAGCGAAACTGGTTCGCAGGTTATAGTGCAAGGCAAGTTAACTACAACCGCACAAGGGCGTGATTATCAGGCTTTAAAAAAACAATTAATGCATGCGGTTTTAGATTCTTATCAAAAATTGCAAAAGACTGCTGATTTTATCATTGTTGAAGGGGCAGGATCACCAGCAGAAATTAATTTGCGCCAAAATGATATTGCTAATATGGGCTTTGCCGCTGCCGCCAATGTACCGGTGATTCTGGTTGGCGATATTGATCGCGGCGGGGTTATTGCTTCCATTGTTGGAACCCATACAATATTAGACCTAAAAGACCGCAATTTAATTGCTGGTTTCTTAATAAATAAATTCCGTGGTGATTTGAGCCTTTTTGATAAGGGCATTGCAGCAATTCAAAATTTTACTGGCTGGCAATCCTTTGGGATTGTACCTTGGTTGAAGGCTGTTGCCAATCTTCCAGCTGAAGATTCCGTCATTTTAGATCGGGATTTTCACCAAGCAAGTGCTGCTAAATCTCATGCAAAAATAAAACATGCAAAAATAAAAATAGTGGTGCCGATTGGTCGCCATATTGCCAATTTTGATGATCTTGATCCTTTAAAGTCGGAGGATGGGGTTGATCTTATTTTGCTTAAAAACGGTGCGCCAATACCAAGTGATGCGGATATTATTTTACTGTTAGGGTCCAAGGCAACACTTGCCGACATGCGATTTTTTCATGAAAATGGCTGGGCTAAATCTATACAAGATCATGCAGCAAGGGGCGGTCATGTCATTGGTATTTGTGGTGGCTTGCAAATGCTTGGCCAAATTATTGAAGACGCAGATGGCGTGGAAGGTAAAGCAGATAAAATTGCTGGTTTAAAATTATTGGATATTGCCACTAAAATGACCAAAACCAAAACAACACGCAATGTTAGCGGCATTCATAGCACCTATAATTGCTCGGTTCAAGGCTATGAAATTCATCTTGGTGCGACTTTAGGCAATGATTGCTTGAATAGTTCTATTTATCTTGGTGGGCAACAAGATGGCGCCGCAAGTCGTGATGGAAAGATCTGGGGCACTTATTTGCATGGAATATTTAATCAAGGTGTTTTTCGCTCAAAGTTTTTAAGCGGTTTTGGTGCGCTGTCTCAAGGCGTATCACAACAAAGCATTATTGATGATGCCTTAAATGATATTGCCGCAGAGCTTGAAAGGGCCGTAAATATTGACCAATTATTGGCTGTTGCTCGTTAAAGCTGGACGCATTTTTGAAAATGTCCAATGGCATATTAGGTTTTAAATGGCCAATGACGTCGAATATTGCCAAGAATTTGTGCTTTTATTGGCGATAAACAATGACAAATATTGCACTTATTGCCATAGGCATGTATAGGATCTAATAAATTTATCTTTATCAATTTAGTGAAGAATACCAGAATATCAGGAGATATGGCATGTCGGTCGATTTGTCGACAGTGAAACGGGTAGCCAATTTGGCACGTATCGCTTTAAGTGAAGACGAAGCTCAAGCAATGAGTGAAGGTCTAAATTCCATTCTGGGATTTGTTGAACAATTAAATGAAGTGGATGTAACTGGTGTTGAACCGATGACATCAGTCGCACCAATGGCACTTGTTATGCGTGAAGATGTTGTAACCGATGGTAATAAGGCGAGCGATATTGTTGCCAATGCTCCACTTACTGAGGATAATTTTTTCCTTGTTCCTAAAGTTGTTGAATAAAGACATCAAAGCCGGATTTTTTCTAACTGATCAATCTGATTTTATATGATGTAAAACGATTGTATCCCTTATAGTTAGACCTCGAAAAGAGAGATTTACTATGACTGATTTAACCGCTCTAACCATTGCAGAAGCACGCGACCGTATGAAGGCGGGCGATTTTTTGCCAAGCGAGCTGACAAAGGCTTATATTAGCAATATTGAAGCTGCAAATGAAACATTTAATGCCTATGTTACCGTTACGGCTGATAAAGCGCTTGATATGGCAAAGGCAAGTGACGAACGCTTGCAAAAAGGCGAGGGACGTGCGCTAGAGGGTATTCCTCTTGGTATTAAAGACCTATTTGCCACTTATGATATTCATACACAAGCGTGTTCCAACATTCTTAAAGATTTTAAACCGCGTTATGAATCAACGGTTACCAGTAATCTTTGGGATGATGGCGCGGTAATGCTTGGCAAACTCAATATGGACGAGTTTGCGATGGGGTCGTCAAATGAAACATCTTTTTATGGCCCAGCAATTAATCCATGGCGTAAAAATGGCTCAACTGATGCTTTAGCGCCGGGCGGTTCATCTGGTGGTTCTGCTGCTGGTGTTGCTGCTCAATTATGCGCTGGTGCAACTGCAACCGATACGGGCGGCTCTATTCGTCAGCCTGCTGCCTTTACAGGTACCGTTGGCATTAAGCCAACCTATGGTCGTTGCTCGCGCTTTGGTGTGGTTGCTTATGCTTCGTCACTTGATCAGGCAGGCCCAATTGCAAAAGATGTACGTGATGCTGCTATTTTGCTAAAATCCATGGCATCTTATGATCTTAAGGATTCAACATCGGTTAATATTGCAGTGCCAGATTATGAAGCCGCTCTTGGCCGTTCAGTCAAAGGTATGCGAATTGGTATTCCAAAAGAATATTATGTTGATGGCATGTCGCCTGAAATTGTTGAGTTGTGGAATAAGGGCAAGGAATGGCTTAAAGCTGCTGGTGCAGAAATTGTTGACATTTCTCTACCCCATACCAAATATGCCTTGCCAGCCTATTATATTGTAGCACCAGCGGAGGCATCTTCCAATCTTGCTCGTTATGATGGTGTGCGTTATGGTTTGCGCGTGCCGGGCAAAGATATTCAGGAAATGTATGAAAATAGCCGTTCTGCTGGTTTTGGTACTGAAGTAAAGCGCCGTATCCTTATCGGTACTTATGTGCTTTCATCGGGCTATTATGATGCTTATTATCTTAAAGCTCAAAAAGTACGTAGCCTTATCAAAAAAGATTTTGATGATTCATTTGCTGCAGGCATTGATGCAATCCTTGCACCTGCAACACCAACTGCAGCCTTTGCCATTGGTGATGAAAAATTGAAGGCTGATCCGGTTGCTATGTATCTAAATGATATTTTCACTGTAACGGTTAACATGGCTGGTCTTCCAGCTATTACTGTACCTGCTGGGCTTTCTAATGATGGTTTGCCATTATCATTGCAATTGATTGGTCGCCCCTTTGGTGAAGAAACCTTGTTCCAGCTTTCGCATGTGATTGAACAGGCAACGGGTCATTTTCTACCAACCAAATGGTGGTAATAAAGAGATTAAAAAAGGCCTTAAGTTTTTAAGGCCTTTTTCTTTATAAGGTACAAGCTTTATCCTGCAATAATCTTCACCAAGTGCCAGTGTTTTTCATCGAAAGCCAAGGCTCCATGGGTTCTAGGCTCTTACCCTTTTGCAATATTTCAATTGAAATATTATCAGGGGATTTAACAAAGGCCATGTGGCCATCACGTGGTGGGCGGTTAATCGTTATGCCATTATCCATTAGGTTTTGACAAAATTGATAAATATCGTCAACTTCATAAGCTAAGTGGCCAAAATTGCGTCCGCTATCATATTCTTGATCATCCCAATTATAGGTAAGTTCCAATTCTGGCGAATTATCAGCCATAGCATCTTCACGATCATCTAATGCGGCAAGAAACACCAGCGTAAAACGACCTTCTTGGTTTTCTTTTCTATGGGTTTCAGATAAGCCGAATAATTTTTTATAAAAATGCAAGGATTGTTCTAAATCGCGCACGCGCACCATTGTATGAAGATAACGCATAATCGGCTCCTTTATTAGATCACATTGTTAGTTTATCCAAAATGGATGAAAGTTGACATCCACCATTCATCTTTTTTTAAAAAACAGAGTCAAATAGCGCCAACCCTATAAAGGTTGTGATCTAAATGGGAAAATACAAGGGGAGGTCTTGCTAGAATGGTTAACATAGATGTTATCTTAATATAAGAGAATCAAAACGCATCGAGCCATATTTTCTTGAATTGATTTTTCATGAAGCGATCTCGGGCAGGAAATGACGCGATGAAAGAAAAGCAACATTCTGATGACTTAAAGCAATTGCTAGATAAGATTGAGCCTATCTCAAACGAGATGGGTGAAATGGCTACTGCGCAAGTTACTGGGAAAATCAAATGGTTTGATATTTCTAAAGGATATGGGTTTATTACGCCCGATATTGATGGAATATCAGACATTTTATTGCATGTTAATGTTTTACGCGAAGGTGGCTTTCAAACAGCGCTTGAGGGAGCGCTTGTTCAATGTACAGTAAAACAAGGCGAGCGTGGGTTGCAATGTGTAGCCATTATTTCTATTGATATGACGACGGCCGTTCATCCTGCAGAATTACCACAAAGAACGCGGGAAATTGTTATTCCAACCAGTGGCTTGGAGCGCGCTATCGTTAAGTGGTTTAATCGCAATAAAGGCTTTGGCTTTTTATCACGCGGCGAGGGGACCGAGGATATTTTTATCCACATGGAAACATTGCGCCGCTATGGCTTGGCTGAATTGCGTCCAGGGCAAGTGGTGCTAGTGCGCTTTGGTAATGGTAGCCATGGTTTGATGGCGGTGGAAATCCACCCTGATAATCCAGTGACGTTTCAAACCCATTAATAGGCCCATTAATTATGCATTATTGTCTTTGTTATCATTAAATAACAGGGACAATGATCAGGGGATGATTTTTTAAGACGGGGGTTTACATGTATAAAAGCATTCTTATGCTTGCTGGGGTTTTGATGCTTACGGGTTGTTTAACCCTAAGTGGAAATTATCATATTATCGAAATTGATGCCAAGGGCAATGAAGTTCCTTCCAAGTTGCACCTTTTTGCGCAAGGAAGGGGAATTTATACTATTCGTAATGCCTATTGCGCTACAAAGCCCAATGCTATTTTGCGCATTATCAATGACGATACTGGGCAAGAATTGAAGAGCGAAAGTCCTTATCGGTGCGGTAAACGTATTTTTAATTAATAAAAAAGGCATAGCTTTTATTTAAGTTTAAAAAGAGAAAATCGGGTATAATAAGTGGCAAGGAATTTTTCTCGCCTATTATTGGTTGAAATTGCACATAGGGGGGCATCCTCCCCTGTGACTGCAATGGGCCTAAAAGCCGCCGCCACCATTATTATTACAAAATTTATATGGAATGTATAATTTTTATTGCAATCATTATTACAAGAAAGTTTGTTAATTTACTGTAATTTTAATATTTCCTCTTGTTATTCTGAAAATAAGCCATAACCTTAACTATATGGCAAACATTAATCTTGATCCTCATTCACATAATTATCTTAACGGTAAACTTATCGTCGCTATGCCCCATATGGCCGATGAACGGTTTGCACGCGCCGTTATTTATATCTGCGCCCATTCACGAGAAGGCGCAATGGGTATTATTTTAAATCAGGCGCAAAATTATACTTTTCCAAGCCTTCTGATGCAGCTTCGCCTGATTGATGAGGCGGCAGCTAGTCTTTTGCCACAATATTTATGGGATTTACCAATTCGCCAAGGTGGCCCCGTTGATAGAGGGCATGGCTTTGTTTTGCATTCTGATGATTATTGTAGTGATAGTACTATGCCTGTCTCTGAAGATGTTGGCTTGACTGCAACAGTTGATATTTTGAAGGCTATTGCTCAAGGGCGCGGTCCTAAAAAATCCTTGGTGGCACTTGGCTATGCAGGTTGGAAAGAAGGGCAATTGGAAGATGAGATTATTGATAATAGCTGGTTGATTGCGCCATGCTCTCAGTCATTGATTTTTGATGGTGCACTTGATGGGCAATATCATCGTATTCTTGCATCAATTGGTGTTAATCCTATGCATTTGGTAGGACAGGTGGGAAATAGTTAACCTTTCATACTGCTCGTTCAATGCGCTATAATCTGTTGATTTTTAAAATTAAACTTTGCTGCCGAGTGCATATCTTAATTCATCTTTGACTAAATCTATTTAGATATCGGGCTGATAATGGCAAAAAGATATTTAAAGAAAGATTTAGATATTTTGATGAAAAGGTTTCGCCGTAAGGTGCAAGTCGCTAGCTTGTAGAGATTATCATTGCAAAAAATGCTATTGATATAAATGCTTATTATCTTTTACGGGCTACTTTATATTAATGATATCAAGATGGTGTAGTGCTTATCTTATGAAATATTATAAAGATAAAAATGACGGTAATCATAGGTTGAAATAGGGTTTTTGCTATTCTTATGTTTTGAAATGACACTGTTTGATAGTGTATCTGTACTTGGTATGGCAAAAAATAGGAGGGGATAATAATTTTATATTTTATCAAATATTCTAAAATAATTTAGCCCAAGGAGGGCGGCACTTTAGATCAAGCTATGCAATTCGTTTTATTAATCTATTAATTTAAAAAGCAAAATAGATAAACAAAATTAAGGGTGCAACACTGCACCCCAATGTTAATACAACTGTATTAGGCTAATGAGATCACCAGACTTATGATCTTTAAGCTCTGATTTTTATAAACTCAATGGGTCCAAGGCGCTTTTCTGTCTGACTTAAAATTATCAGAATAAGAAACATTCGCTCTATTTGGCTTATGGGCAGGTTCCACCCGATAAGCAATGCCTTCAGCCTTAGCATAAGCAATAGCATCTTCTAACGTGTCAAATTGCACACGCAATTGGCTTTTCATGTCGGCAGATGAAGTATATCCCATTAAAGGATCAATCATCTTGGCCTGTTCTGGCTCATACTGCAAAATCCAATAACCTGTTTTAGCTTGGCCCGACTGCATTGCATTTTTTGCAGGACTATAGATACGAGCAACCATATTCACTTACCCTTCAATTTCAATTCAATTATTGAAAGCATATTATATAGAACACTATGCCAGAAAAAGAATAAAATAACCATCAAGATTATTTTATAACTTCCAATGCTAAGAATTTTGATTCTTAATCACGGCCATGGCATTCTTATCA comes from Bartonella sp. HY038 and encodes:
- the lipB gene encoding lipoyl(octanoyl) transferase LipB → MTQNIRPSFRNDIKYSFKPQIDNSPVEWRIESGLTDYQFALDFMQKRAEAIRSDNARELIWLVEHPPLYTAGTSANINDLIAPDRFPVYDAGRGGEYTYHGPGQRIVYIMLDLKKRREDIRAFVAAIEQWIIDTLAEFNIKGERREDRVGVWVVRPERPSTIIGEPAEDKIAAIGIRLKKWVSFHGLAINVEPDLTHYSGIVPCGIANHGVTSLVDLGLPVTMDDVDNALAKTFAEIFGDIDKQ
- the gmk gene encoding guanylate kinase; translation: MTLPQDTATKVDKAIERRGLMLVLSSPSGAGKSTITRLLREDPEMNLALSVSVTTRQRRPSEADGVHYHFISVKDFERRRDNNELAEWAEVHGNYYGTLRDSVEQVLSQGNDMLFDIDYQGAAQLQEKMLDDVVSIFILPPSMKELMARLHRRAEDSEDVITMRLENARKEIAHWNSYDYIIVNEDLNISLTAVKSIIVAERLKRARRPGMQNFIDSLITEEI
- a CDS encoding cobyric acid synthase, with product MTRAIMLQGTGSDVGKTVLVAGLCRALYLRGIKVAPFKPQNMSNNAAVANDGGEIGRGQWLQAIAAGLEPSIHMNPVLLKPQSETGSQVIVQGKLTTTAQGRDYQALKKQLMHAVLDSYQKLQKTADFIIVEGAGSPAEINLRQNDIANMGFAAAANVPVILVGDIDRGGVIASIVGTHTILDLKDRNLIAGFLINKFRGDLSLFDKGIAAIQNFTGWQSFGIVPWLKAVANLPAEDSVILDRDFHQASAAKSHAKIKHAKIKIVVPIGRHIANFDDLDPLKSEDGVDLILLKNGAPIPSDADIILLLGSKATLADMRFFHENGWAKSIQDHAARGGHVIGICGGLQMLGQIIEDADGVEGKADKIAGLKLLDIATKMTKTKTTRNVSGIHSTYNCSVQGYEIHLGATLGNDCLNSSIYLGGQQDGAASRDGKIWGTYLHGIFNQGVFRSKFLSGFGALSQGVSQQSIIDDALNDIAAELERAVNIDQLLAVAR
- the gatC gene encoding Asp-tRNA(Asn)/Glu-tRNA(Gln) amidotransferase subunit GatC, encoding MSVDLSTVKRVANLARIALSEDEAQAMSEGLNSILGFVEQLNEVDVTGVEPMTSVAPMALVMREDVVTDGNKASDIVANAPLTEDNFFLVPKVVE
- the gatA gene encoding Asp-tRNA(Asn)/Glu-tRNA(Gln) amidotransferase subunit GatA, translated to MTDLTALTIAEARDRMKAGDFLPSELTKAYISNIEAANETFNAYVTVTADKALDMAKASDERLQKGEGRALEGIPLGIKDLFATYDIHTQACSNILKDFKPRYESTVTSNLWDDGAVMLGKLNMDEFAMGSSNETSFYGPAINPWRKNGSTDALAPGGSSGGSAAGVAAQLCAGATATDTGGSIRQPAAFTGTVGIKPTYGRCSRFGVVAYASSLDQAGPIAKDVRDAAILLKSMASYDLKDSTSVNIAVPDYEAALGRSVKGMRIGIPKEYYVDGMSPEIVELWNKGKEWLKAAGAEIVDISLPHTKYALPAYYIVAPAEASSNLARYDGVRYGLRVPGKDIQEMYENSRSAGFGTEVKRRILIGTYVLSSGYYDAYYLKAQKVRSLIKKDFDDSFAAGIDAILAPATPTAAFAIGDEKLKADPVAMYLNDIFTVTVNMAGLPAITVPAGLSNDGLPLSLQLIGRPFGEETLFQLSHVIEQATGHFLPTKWW
- a CDS encoding VOC family protein, with the translated sequence MRYLHTMVRVRDLEQSLHFYKKLFGLSETHRKENQEGRFTLVFLAALDDREDAMADNSPELELTYNWDDQEYDSGRNFGHLAYEVDDIYQFCQNLMDNGITINRPPRDGHMAFVKSPDNISIEILQKGKSLEPMEPWLSMKNTGTW
- a CDS encoding YqgE/AlgH family protein, with translation MANINLDPHSHNYLNGKLIVAMPHMADERFARAVIYICAHSREGAMGIILNQAQNYTFPSLLMQLRLIDEAAASLLPQYLWDLPIRQGGPVDRGHGFVLHSDDYCSDSTMPVSEDVGLTATVDILKAIAQGRGPKKSLVALGYAGWKEGQLEDEIIDNSWLIAPCSQSLIFDGALDGQYHRILASIGVNPMHLVGQVGNS
- a CDS encoding ETC complex I subunit, with the protein product MVARIYSPAKNAMQSGQAKTGYWILQYEPEQAKMIDPLMGYTSSADMKSQLRVQFDTLEDAIAYAKAEGIAYRVEPAHKPNRANVSYSDNFKSDRKAPWTH